DNA from Methanobrevibacter sp.:
ATAACAATTTCACCAGCATTTTCAATAATATATTCAGTTGTGTATACTCCATCATCAAATGTGATGTCCCCAATTGTTTTTCCGTTTACTGAGAATTTGAAATTGTAATCTTTTATTGCATTTCCATTATCATCAGTTAAAGTAGCTCTAAGTTCTACAACATCACCTAATTCTGCAGAAAGTGTTTTATTTTCTAAGAAGATAGCATTAATTGTTGTAGTGACAGTACCTTTATCATTAATTATTCCAAAATCGGTTGATTCTATTTTATTTCCTGCTAATGTTAATTCAGCATTGTTATAAATAGTTCCAATACCTTTATTATCCTTGAAATTAGAATTGGATACGCTTAATGATTTACCATCTGAATAAATTGCACCACCTTTAGCAGCAGCATTGTTTGTGAAATTGGACTTTTCAATAATCATTTCAACTGAAGAATCACCGCAAATAGCACCACCATAAGCTAATTCAGAACCGAAAACAGAATTGTTTTCAAATTTAGAATCAACAATACGGATTTTACCATTTTGAGCTACGATTGCACCTCCTTTAGGAGTATCAGTACTTGAAACCCTATTGTTTGTAAAAGTACAATTAGTAACCAAACCGTTAGCTCCAGGATACATTGCAGTAACAGCCGCACCAGCAGCAGTATAACCAACACTACCATAACCTAACGCTTTATTACCATCAAAGACAGAATCAGAAATCTCATACTTAATATCCTCAATATGAATAGTACCAGCATAAGCAGTATTATTTACAAACTTAGAATCCCTGATAACCAAACTTGGAGTGCCCACACCATCAATTACAGCAGCATAAATTGCACCACCATAACATCCACTGTTATTAACAAACCTAGAACCAGTAATCTCAGTAACAGCAGAAGTAGTAATAATAGCATTAATCAAATCACCAGTCTTGCCGTCAGTACCTCTAACAACATAATCCTTAAGATTATTAGTGAAATTAGAATCAGCAACAGTTAACTTACCACCAAGAGCATAAATGGCAGCACCACCATTATCCACATTCTTAGAACGGAAAGTAACATCATTACCATCAAAAATTGCTTTATTCACAGCAACATTACCTTCAGAGTAAATCGCACCACCACGAGTAACCGCAGTATTATTAATGAACTTCACANNNNNNNNNNNNNNNNNNNNNNNNNNNNNNNNNNNNNNNNNNNNNNNNNNNNNNNNNNNNNNNNNNNNNNNNNNNNNNNNNNNNNNNNNNNNNNNNNNNNTTCAGAGTAAATCGCACCACCACGAGTAACCGCAGTATTATTAATGAACTTCACACTGTTGACTATTAAAGAAGCACCCTTATCAACATACACGCCAGCACCTTTATCAGCACGGGCATCACATACAGTTACATTAACTAAGGTTAAGGTATAACCATTAGCAACCTTGAATAATCTAGCCATTTCAGAACCGGAAATTATAGATCCTTTACCATCAATAATAATATTTTTATCAATTACAATACCCTCGACAATACTTGAATCAAATTCCGGAGCATATGCATATTTTTCACCATTCAATGAAATAGTGTCACCATTTTCAGCAACAGCAACCATATCTGCAATGTCAATTAATCCACCACAGACAGACAAAACAGAAGTTTGTACCTCTTTTATAGGATAATCAATACTGATTAAATACACTCCATTATTAGTAGGTGTAAAAGTACCTGAATAATAACCTAAAGTATCATCAAACACAGCAGGGACACTAATATTCACACCATCTTTGGTTAAAACAAAGCTAAACTTAGAATCCTTAATCGCATTACCTGCGTCATCAGTCAAAGTAGCAGCAATACTAAATGCAGACTTATGCCACTTATATGTAGTATTTTCCATAATTTTAGCATATACTTTAGATTCAATAGTTCCTTTATCATTAATTATTCCAAAATCGGTTGATTCTATTTTATTTCCTGCTAATGTTAATTCAGCATTGTTATAAATAGTTCCAATACCTTTATTATCCTTGAAATTAGAATTGGATACGCTTAATGATTTACCATCTGAATAAATTGCACCACCTTTAGCAGCAGCATTGTTTGTGAAATTGGACTTTTCAATAATCATTTCAACTGAAGAATCACCGCAAATAGCACCACCATAAGCTAATTCAGAACCGAAAACAGAATTGTTTTCAAATTTAGAATCAACAATACGGATTTTACCATTTTGAGCTACGATTGCACCTCCTTTAGGAGTATCAGTACTTGAAACCCTATTGTTTGTAAAAGTACAATTAGTAACCAAACCGTTAGCTCCAGGATACATTGCAGTAACAGCCGCACCAGCAGCAGTATAACCAACACTACCATAACCTAACGCTTTATTACCATCAAAGACAGAATCAGAAATCTCATACTTAATATCCTCAATATGAATAGTACCAGCATAAGCAGTATTATTTACAAACTTAGAATCCCTGATAACCAAACTTGGAGTGCCCACACCATCAATTACAGCAGCATAAATTGCACCACCATAACATCCACTGTTATTAACAAACCTAGAACCAGTAATCTCAGTAACAGCAGAAGTAGTAATAATAGCATTAATCAAATCACCAGTCTTGCCGTCAGTACCTCTAACAACATAATCCTTAAGATTATTAGTGAAATTAGAATCAGCAACAGTTAACTTACCACCAAGAGCATAAATGGCAGCACCACCATTATCCACATTCTTAGAACGGAAAGTAACATCATTACCATCAAAAATTGCTTTATTCACAGCAACATTACCTTCAGAGTAAATCGCACCACCACGAGTAACCGCAGTATTATTAATGAACTTCACAACATTAACAACTAAAGAAGCACCCTTATCAACATACACACCAGCACCTTTATCGGCATTACCATTTGATAAAATAATTTTATTCAAAGTTAATGTAGCTCCATCGACAACATTAAATATTCTAGAATATTTTGCAGCGTCAATTTTAGCTAAAATATCCTTATTATAACGGCCTGTGATAGTTAAATCCTTATTAATTAAAATACCATTAGCAAAATTATCTTTTTCTTCTTCTGTTTGAGTAATTTTAGATGTAACGATTTGTATTTCTCCACCATTAACCAAATTAATTAAATCATTTAATTGTGTAAAAGTAGTTAAACCACCCTTATAGAGAACACCATTATTATCAATCGCATAATCACCAAAATTATCAAAAGTGGACGGATTGGATAAACTCAATTTTAATTCACCCTCATTATAAATGGCAACATTACCATCACCAACAACATTAGCATTAATTAAAGTTAAAGTAATGTTTTTTGCAATATTGAACACCTTACCATTATTGGAGGTAATAGTATGGCCAAGCATATCAATAGTTATGGATTTAGCAACAGTAATTCCATTTGCAAATGTTTCTTCTTCACTTGCCAGTTTAGTAACATCACATGTTACCATAATTTTAGAACCACAATTATTAATCAAAGTTTGTAAATCAGCAAAAGAAGTAGGAGCATAATAAACAGTACCATGTTTCACAGAAGGAATTTCACCGGAACCAATATTAACCTTACCATTTAGACCACAGAAAATTTCTGCATCCTCATTATCATTAACATCGATAGTACCTTTAGCAACATATATAGCACTATTATTAAAAGAAGAACCAGAAATATCGGCATTTTTAATATACAATCCATGATAGCGAGAAGTATTATTG
Protein-coding regions in this window:
- a CDS encoding right-handed parallel beta-helix repeat-containing protein codes for the protein MKKSVSMVLLLLVMILSISAVSAADMDLDPELALPDSDVSIGASDEEVLADEGNNDFTSLQNSIDGGSTLLLTSDYKRVDGDSDVSITKDVTIIGNNHKIDADKKGGIFKVNTGCTLTLIGVTLINGNNENGGAIYNDGGVLNIVNSQLINNTATKSGGAIYNTKYSSIYVSGSTFDGNDLTDRNFNGWGGAAIYNDGGSIIMDDCRVTNNLKNIVHRGGTGNYTGDLSSAALASYDDGSVSITNSYFANNSGSYGGAILFYKGVLDIKNTAFENNFAFNGGAIDIVDGSYTISNCTFKGNTAKGTGSTFTNYAHGGALCIVFETAGECVISDCIFKDNSAAYGGAVSNSNAKFVDCTFINNTASASNSETFNGVINSRGGVGGAIYSDKQITVIDSNFTNNTSRYHGLYIKNADISGSSFNNSAIYVAKGTIDVNDNEDAEIFCGLNGKVNIGSGEIPSVKHGTVYYAPTSFADLQTLINNCGSKIMVTCDVTKLASEEETFANGITVAKSITIDMLGHTITSNNGKVFNIAKNITLTLINANVVGDGNVAIYNEGELKLSLSNPSTFDNFGDYAIDNNGVLYKGGLTTFTQLNDLINLVNGGEIQIVTSKITQTEEEKDNFANGILINKDLTITGRYNKDILAKIDAAKYSRIFNVVDGATLTLNKIILSNGNADKGAGVYVDKGASLVVNVVKFINNTAVTRGGAIYSEGNVAVNKAIFDGNDVTFRSKNVDNGGAAIYALGGKLTVADSNFTNNLKDYVVRGTDGKTGDLINAIITTSAVTEITGSRFVNNSGCYGGAIYAAVIDGVGTPSLVIRDSKFVNNTAYAGTIHIEDIKYEISDSVFDGNKALGYGSVGYTAAGAAVTAMYPGANGLVTNCTFTNNRVSSTDTPKGGAIVAQNGKIRIVDSKFENNSVFGSELAYGGAICGDSSVEMIIEKSNFTNNAAAKGGAIYSDGKSLSVSNSNFKDNKGIGTIYNNAELTLAGNKIESTDFGIINDKGTIESKVYAKIMENTTYKWHKSAFSIAATLTDDAGNAIKDSKFSFVLTKDGVNISVPAVFDDTLGYYSGTFTPTNNGVYLISIDYPIKEVQTSVLSVCGGLIDIADMVAVAENGDTISLNGEKYAYAPEFDSSIVEGIVIDKNIIIDGKGSIISGSEMARLFKVANGYTLTLVNVTVCDARADKGAGVYVDKGASLIVNSVKFINNTAVTRGGAIYSE